From Dietzia sp. ANT_WB102, a single genomic window includes:
- the sigM gene encoding RNA polymerase sigma factor SigM, giving the protein MNTGTAAPTAASSGASVPAQSALRADPPSRAEPSLSAEPPLSAEPLSSAKSQLSDAELLDAHVAGDPNAFSALVRRHYDYLWRLAIRTSFNRDDAAEALQEALVSAYRKADTFLHACPVQGWLYRIVVNACLDKMRAQRLRTHTPLTPALHEQVTLRDHFHQDPTYAIIVAEALAELPGDQRDAVVVVDMLRCTVVEASHLLNIPPGTVKSRCSRGRAKLGVLLEGVTLTA; this is encoded by the coding sequence GTGAACACTGGTACCGCCGCCCCGACTGCGGCGAGTTCCGGCGCGTCCGTGCCGGCGCAGTCGGCTCTCCGCGCAGACCCGCCATCGCGTGCGGAGCCGTCGTTAAGTGCGGAACCGCCGTTAAGTGCAGAGCCGCTGTCAAGTGCAAAGTCCCAGCTGAGCGACGCCGAGTTGCTCGACGCCCACGTGGCTGGCGACCCGAACGCCTTCTCCGCCCTCGTTCGGCGTCACTACGATTACCTGTGGCGGCTGGCCATCCGTACCTCGTTCAACCGCGATGACGCCGCCGAGGCACTGCAGGAGGCCCTCGTCTCGGCGTACCGGAAGGCGGACACCTTCCTGCACGCCTGCCCGGTACAGGGGTGGCTTTACCGCATCGTTGTCAACGCCTGTCTGGACAAGATGCGGGCGCAGCGGCTTCGCACCCACACCCCACTCACTCCGGCCCTGCACGAACAGGTCACCCTGCGCGACCACTTCCACCAGGACCCGACCTACGCGATCATTGTGGCCGAGGCGCTGGCGGAACTGCCGGGGGATCAGCGGGACGCCGTCGTCGTCGTCGACATGCTCCGGTGCACCGTCGTCGAGGCGAGCCACCTGCTCAACATTCCCCCGGGCACCGTGAAGAGCCGGTGTTCGCGCGGACGCGCGAAACTCGGTGTCCTTCTCGAAGGGGTCACCCTCACAGCCTGA
- the trxB gene encoding thioredoxin-disulfide reductase has product MSDTVHDVIIVGSGPAGYTAAIYSARAELSPVVFEGSQFGGALMTTTDVENFPGFAEGMMGPDLMMQMREQAERFGADLRMEDVTSMDLSGDVKIIRVGEEEHRARAVILAMGAAARYLGIPGEQELLGRGVSSCATCDGFFFRDKPIVVVGGGDSAMEEATFLTKFGSSVTIVHRREEFRASKIMLERARENEKISFVLNTAVDEVLANENGSVAKLRLRNTVTGETSELETAAMFVAIGHDPRSELIRDQVEVDEDGYVLTGQTTATSLPGVFACGDLVDKRYRQAITAAGSGCAASIDAERWLAEQA; this is encoded by the coding sequence ATGAGTGACACCGTCCACGACGTCATCATCGTCGGATCCGGCCCGGCCGGCTACACCGCCGCCATCTACTCTGCACGGGCCGAGCTCTCACCGGTGGTGTTCGAGGGTTCCCAGTTCGGTGGCGCGCTGATGACCACGACCGACGTCGAGAACTTCCCCGGTTTCGCCGAGGGCATGATGGGCCCGGACCTGATGATGCAGATGCGCGAGCAGGCAGAACGCTTCGGTGCCGACCTCCGAATGGAGGACGTCACCTCAATGGACCTCAGCGGCGACGTCAAGATTATCCGGGTCGGGGAAGAGGAGCACCGTGCCCGCGCCGTGATCCTCGCGATGGGGGCAGCCGCACGCTACCTCGGGATCCCGGGCGAGCAAGAACTTCTCGGCCGCGGCGTCAGCTCGTGCGCAACATGCGACGGCTTCTTCTTCCGCGACAAGCCGATCGTTGTGGTCGGCGGCGGCGACTCAGCGATGGAGGAGGCCACCTTCCTCACCAAGTTCGGCTCTTCGGTCACGATCGTGCACCGCCGCGAGGAGTTCCGCGCCTCCAAGATCATGCTCGAGCGGGCCCGGGAGAACGAGAAGATCTCGTTCGTGCTCAACACGGCCGTGGACGAAGTGCTCGCGAACGAGAACGGGTCGGTCGCGAAGCTGCGCCTACGCAACACCGTCACCGGGGAGACCAGCGAGCTCGAGACGGCGGCAATGTTCGTCGCCATCGGCCACGATCCGCGGTCCGAGCTCATCCGCGACCAGGTCGAGGTGGACGAGGACGGTTACGTCCTCACCGGTCAGACCACCGCCACGTCCCTCCCCGGCGTGTTCGCCTGTGGCGACCTCGTCGACAAGCGCTACCGCCAGGCCATCACCGCCGCAGGCTCCGGCTGCGCTGCGTCGATCGACGCGGAACGCTGGCTCGCCGAACAGGCCTGA
- the trxA gene encoding thioredoxin, with translation MADTPNIIDVTEADFGASVLAASASKPVLVDFWATWCRPCTMMAPVLDELAGSEADKLTVAKVDVEANQELAAEYQITAIPAMLLFSDGQPVKRITGAKSKSALRAELGEILGT, from the coding sequence ATGGCCGACACCCCCAACATTATCGACGTCACCGAAGCGGACTTCGGTGCCTCCGTACTCGCCGCCAGCGCCTCCAAGCCGGTGCTGGTGGACTTCTGGGCCACGTGGTGCCGCCCGTGCACGATGATGGCGCCGGTCCTCGACGAGCTCGCCGGCTCGGAAGCGGACAAGCTCACAGTGGCGAAGGTCGATGTGGAGGCCAACCAGGAACTGGCAGCTGAATACCAGATCACGGCGATCCCCGCGATGCTGCTTTTCTCGGACGGGCAGCCGGTCAAGCGCATCACCGGAGCAAAGTCAAAGTCGGCGCTTCGCGCCGAGCTGGGGGAGATCCTCGGCACCTGA
- the murJ gene encoding murein biosynthesis integral membrane protein MurJ → MNDEQGSPGPELRRPDPGLRGRRREPGSCVLPGPVSPPPVADSFVPDATPVSPMMATPRQATPPGGGIGTRTRDSSDASVMRSTGSMAVANLASRITGFVRMILILTVLGPAVASAFNTANTLPNMITELVLGSVLTAMFMPLLAKAAQEDEDGGVSFIRRLLTVTSALALGAAVLAVACAPLLTELNLGDGEVNTDLATAFAFLLLPQIFFYGVFSVMLAVLNYNGVFRPGAWAPVWNNLVAIATLALFAVVGSSIDPAAPVNLLSAPILLLGLGTTLGVVVQAAMLVPALRRAGVDLRPQWGLDPRIKQFGGHAVAGVTYVLISQVGLVMTNRIGSAADEAAIAIYQTYWLLLQVPYGIIGVTLLTAINPRLADNGVAGRNDAVVRDISWGTRLSLFGLLPIIAFMTAFGPTIATGLFRYGNFDASSARVLGLTLAFGAFTLVPYAVVLLQQRVFYAREDYWTPTVMILAITIVRVILSLIVPAVADERSHVVIGLALANGIGWVVGAIAGYVLLRAKLGSLRGRETLRSASWTLGASIAGALVALAVDAILPMDGLTDAVGSIGFVLRAAVAAVITLAVTGLILSRSRLPEIESITPVLRGLVGRLRR, encoded by the coding sequence GTGAACGACGAGCAGGGGTCCCCCGGACCCGAACTGCGCAGACCGGATCCCGGCCTCCGGGGCCGACGACGTGAGCCGGGCAGCTGTGTGCTGCCCGGCCCGGTGTCGCCGCCACCGGTCGCCGACTCGTTCGTCCCCGACGCGACGCCCGTGTCGCCGATGATGGCGACCCCGCGGCAGGCCACCCCGCCCGGTGGGGGGATCGGGACGCGAACCCGTGACTCCTCCGACGCCTCGGTGATGCGCTCGACCGGATCAATGGCCGTGGCCAACCTCGCCAGCCGCATCACCGGGTTCGTGCGGATGATCCTCATCCTCACGGTGCTCGGCCCCGCCGTCGCGTCCGCCTTCAATACCGCCAACACGCTGCCCAACATGATCACCGAGCTCGTCCTGGGTTCGGTGCTCACCGCCATGTTCATGCCACTGCTGGCCAAGGCCGCGCAGGAGGACGAGGACGGCGGCGTGTCGTTCATCCGGCGCCTGCTCACGGTGACCTCGGCCCTGGCGCTGGGAGCGGCGGTGCTCGCCGTGGCGTGCGCGCCACTTCTCACCGAACTTAACCTGGGAGACGGCGAGGTCAACACCGACCTCGCCACCGCGTTCGCGTTCCTGCTGCTTCCGCAGATCTTCTTCTACGGCGTGTTCTCGGTAATGCTCGCGGTCCTCAATTACAACGGGGTCTTCCGGCCCGGGGCCTGGGCGCCCGTGTGGAACAACCTGGTGGCCATCGCGACGCTCGCACTGTTCGCGGTGGTCGGCAGCAGCATCGACCCCGCCGCGCCCGTGAACCTGCTCAGCGCACCGATTCTGCTGCTGGGCCTGGGCACGACCTTGGGCGTGGTCGTCCAGGCCGCGATGCTAGTGCCGGCCCTGCGCCGCGCCGGAGTGGACCTCCGCCCGCAGTGGGGCCTGGACCCCCGCATCAAGCAGTTCGGCGGTCACGCCGTCGCCGGGGTGACCTACGTGCTCATCTCGCAGGTAGGCCTGGTCATGACCAACCGCATCGGATCGGCCGCGGACGAGGCCGCCATCGCCATCTACCAGACCTACTGGCTACTGCTGCAGGTCCCGTACGGGATCATCGGCGTCACCCTGCTCACCGCCATCAATCCCCGACTGGCAGACAACGGCGTGGCCGGCCGGAACGACGCGGTGGTCCGGGACATCTCGTGGGGCACCCGGCTGTCGCTTTTCGGGCTGCTGCCGATCATCGCGTTCATGACCGCGTTCGGCCCCACAATCGCCACCGGCCTTTTCCGCTACGGCAACTTTGACGCCTCCAGCGCCCGGGTGCTGGGATTGACCCTGGCATTCGGCGCGTTCACGCTGGTGCCCTATGCGGTGGTCCTGCTGCAGCAACGGGTGTTCTACGCCCGCGAGGACTACTGGACACCCACGGTGATGATTCTCGCGATCACCATCGTCCGGGTGATCCTGTCGCTCATCGTCCCGGCTGTCGCCGACGAGCGCTCCCACGTGGTGATCGGCCTGGCGCTGGCCAACGGCATCGGCTGGGTTGTCGGCGCGATCGCCGGGTACGTCCTGCTCCGGGCGAAGCTGGGGTCCCTGCGTGGACGCGAGACCCTCCGGTCGGCGTCGTGGACCCTCGGCGCGTCGATCGCTGGCGCGCTGGTGGCGCTCGCCGTCGACGCGATCCTGCCGATGGACGGCCTCACCGACGCCGTCGGCAGCATCGGTTTCGTCCTCCGGGCCGCAGTGGCGGCCGTCATCACCCTCGCGGTGACGGGTCTGATCTTGTCGCGGTCCCGACTGCCCGAAATCGAGTCGATCACCCCCGTTCTCCGCGGCCTCGTGGGGCGTCTGAGGCGATAA
- a CDS encoding N-acetylmuramoyl-L-alanine amidase, with protein MAWRRGDRGPEVAAIRATLAGMGLLHNIESVGVTEPETGSVLARTDAVFDADLETAVLAFQQARGLISDGIVGPATQAALHDASHVLGTRDLSYIVSKPMAGDDIAQLQRRLGELGFYAGLVDGTFGPLTHGAVTDFQRDCALTADGVVGAETLDTLNRFSTLFKGGDVASLVEKERARTSGPMLSGKRIVLDPGPSGSENPIRIETANGTITDAELLWDLTSRLSERMNQAGVEVFLSRPESMIPTDPERAEIANAFNADLVISLRLDRHPNPVGNGVATFYFGNSLGAESMLGEALSGFIQREIVSRTTLRDCRTHGRSWSLLRMTRMPSVQIYLGYAHNERDLAILGDRGAQDTIIDSILVGVKRLYLLDEDNHPTGSMSVDALIDYEQRQRD; from the coding sequence ATGGCCTGGAGGCGTGGTGACCGTGGACCCGAGGTGGCCGCAATTCGGGCCACCCTCGCCGGCATGGGTCTGCTGCACAACATCGAGTCGGTCGGCGTCACCGAACCCGAGACCGGGTCGGTCCTCGCTCGCACCGACGCAGTCTTCGACGCGGACCTGGAGACGGCCGTTCTCGCCTTCCAGCAGGCTCGTGGACTGATCTCTGATGGAATCGTGGGTCCGGCAACCCAAGCGGCCCTCCATGACGCCAGCCACGTTCTGGGGACTCGCGACCTGAGCTACATCGTCTCCAAGCCGATGGCCGGGGACGACATCGCCCAATTGCAGCGTCGCCTGGGCGAACTCGGGTTTTATGCCGGACTCGTGGACGGGACCTTCGGGCCCCTGACCCACGGCGCCGTCACCGATTTCCAGCGCGATTGCGCGCTGACCGCGGACGGCGTGGTCGGCGCGGAGACCCTCGACACCCTGAACCGCTTTTCCACCCTGTTCAAGGGCGGAGATGTCGCCTCCCTTGTCGAGAAGGAGCGGGCACGTACGTCTGGGCCCATGCTTTCCGGAAAGCGGATCGTCCTCGATCCGGGGCCCAGCGGATCGGAAAACCCGATCCGGATTGAGACCGCCAACGGCACCATCACCGACGCCGAACTCCTGTGGGACCTCACCAGTCGGCTCTCCGAGCGGATGAACCAGGCAGGCGTGGAAGTTTTCCTCTCCCGGCCCGAGTCGATGATCCCGACAGATCCCGAACGCGCGGAAATCGCCAACGCATTCAACGCTGACCTCGTCATCTCGCTGCGCCTCGATCGCCACCCCAACCCGGTCGGGAACGGCGTGGCGACCTTCTACTTCGGTAACTCCCTCGGTGCGGAATCCATGCTCGGCGAGGCCCTGTCAGGCTTCATCCAGCGTGAAATCGTCAGCCGCACGACCCTACGGGACTGCCGCACTCACGGCCGGAGTTGGTCTCTGCTGCGGATGACCCGTATGCCCTCAGTGCAGATCTACCTCGGCTACGCACACAACGAGCGCGATCTCGCGATCCTCGGCGATCGCGGCGCCCAGGACACCATCATCGACTCGATCTTGGTCGGCGTGAAGCGGTTGTATCTCCTCGACGAGGACAATCACCCGACAGGATCCATGTCCGTCGATGCGCTCATCGACTACGAACAGCGGCAGCGCGACTGA
- a CDS encoding alpha/beta hydrolase family protein, producing MSRRRLPPRLSPTHLAVTLTAAVTLTGTVHPLAGAQSADGVDTSTALGFTTSPRPTAPAPADTSRPQVLRVQPIDGRKVLADVWSPSMGRAVPTFLLLPASPSPAPLLLLLNGVGGGEDHVGWAYHTDYQDFFADKHVLVASPEGGRFSLYSDWQRPDPILGVNRWHTFLDSELPAALADAYALNDTRGVIGVSMSGGPALTLAATSRHHYAAAASLSGCPEVSTPFGRAAMTAMVARGGGNVHNAWGPPDDPAWLVNDPSHDVQRLRGTTLYLASAPGNPGPHDAPDIGSATFAIGAPTELAADLGTRHMARALQDGGVPFTYDRYTSGAHTFALFSRELRDSWRVVGPALGA from the coding sequence GTGTCTCGTCGTCGTCTCCCCCCGCGCTTGTCACCCACCCACCTCGCCGTCACGCTCACGGCCGCGGTAACCCTGACCGGCACGGTCCACCCTCTCGCCGGCGCGCAGTCCGCCGACGGCGTCGACACCTCCACGGCCCTGGGGTTCACCACCTCGCCCCGCCCCACCGCGCCAGCCCCGGCCGACACCTCCCGCCCACAGGTCCTGCGGGTCCAGCCAATCGACGGCCGCAAGGTGCTCGCCGACGTGTGGTCCCCCTCCATGGGTCGGGCGGTACCGACGTTCCTCCTCCTCCCGGCGAGCCCGAGCCCGGCACCGCTGCTGCTCCTGCTCAACGGCGTGGGTGGGGGAGAGGACCACGTCGGCTGGGCCTACCACACCGACTACCAGGACTTCTTCGCCGACAAGCATGTCCTGGTCGCCAGCCCCGAGGGCGGCCGATTCAGCCTCTACTCCGACTGGCAACGCCCCGACCCCATCCTCGGAGTCAACCGCTGGCACACCTTCCTCGACTCCGAACTGCCCGCCGCCCTCGCCGACGCGTACGCGCTCAACGACACGCGGGGCGTGATCGGGGTGTCGATGTCGGGCGGCCCCGCACTGACCCTCGCCGCGACGAGCCGGCACCACTACGCCGCGGCCGCCTCACTGTCCGGGTGCCCCGAGGTCTCCACACCCTTCGGGCGCGCGGCAATGACCGCGATGGTCGCGCGCGGCGGCGGCAACGTCCACAACGCGTGGGGCCCGCCCGACGACCCGGCCTGGCTGGTGAACGACCCCTCGCACGACGTCCAGCGACTCCGCGGCACCACCCTCTACCTGGCATCGGCGCCCGGTAACCCCGGCCCGCATGACGCTCCGGACATCGGGTCCGCGACCTTCGCGATCGGTGCGCCCACTGAGCTCGCGGCTGACCTGGGCACCCGCCACATGGCCCGTGCGCTCCAGGACGGCGGCGTGCCGTTCACCTACGACCGCTACACGAGCGGAGCCCACACCTTCGCCCTATTCAGCCGCGAACTGAGGGACTCCTGGCGAGTCGTCGGGCCGGCACTCGGCGCCTGA
- a CDS encoding putative quinol monooxygenase, whose protein sequence is MSSGPSAHALVLRHRAKPGRRDQLVEVWRRHMPEAVQANDGHRAYVLCASHVDPDVMVVFQHYRDAAAAQEFLGNPAYLRYLEESSALLSGPPEVEAVEPLWSKTVEPGNSAAHPA, encoded by the coding sequence ATGAGCTCAGGTCCGTCCGCCCACGCCCTGGTCCTCCGACACCGGGCCAAGCCGGGCCGTCGCGACCAGTTGGTCGAGGTGTGGCGTCGGCACATGCCCGAGGCGGTCCAGGCCAATGACGGGCACCGGGCCTACGTGCTGTGCGCGTCCCATGTGGACCCAGACGTGATGGTGGTGTTCCAGCATTACCGGGACGCTGCGGCCGCCCAGGAGTTTCTCGGCAATCCCGCGTACCTGCGGTATCTGGAGGAGTCGAGCGCACTCCTGAGCGGTCCGCCGGAGGTCGAGGCCGTGGAGCCGCTGTGGTCCAAGACGGTCGAGCCCGGCAATTCGGCGGCGCACCCGGCTTGA
- a CDS encoding NUDIX hydrolase has translation MSEADRPAEPRANASRRRRARRPAGPGAGGRDAAGQKRDSGMSKGADGQRTAQGDKQKSTSTNTPAGTGQKAGQGGQSASSGDGQSRQGRRRRRGGRGRRGGRGQGRAPEGQKQSSTDATHTVRSGDGTAGATSRQAPRHPRQPGRPKAGGGQTASTNTTRTSAPAKAGGSAGSKAGPKSGAKGGSKTATKPGTHQGGKSGAKNARAGRGAARHPRAGQRLKTVLETSAGGLVVRNLAQAGAGPEPDLSRLEVALIGRLDRRNRMLWSMPKGHIEPGETVEETARREVLEETGVDGTVLAPLGTIDYWFVAEGRRIHKTVHHHLIRYDHGELCDEDPEITEVAWFAFDDLPRRLAYPDERRLVETARTLLPQLARSELAGDNPPPADAQTVDPSRRADGPEPVRRTGVPGVAPRDDTPEESGP, from the coding sequence GTGTCCGAAGCCGATCGTCCCGCCGAACCGCGCGCCAACGCGTCGCGGCGTCGCCGTGCACGTCGGCCTGCAGGACCCGGCGCCGGTGGACGCGACGCCGCAGGTCAGAAGCGTGATAGCGGCATGTCGAAGGGCGCCGACGGCCAGCGGACCGCGCAGGGCGACAAGCAGAAATCGACGTCCACGAACACGCCCGCCGGGACCGGACAGAAGGCCGGGCAGGGGGGTCAATCGGCCTCATCCGGTGACGGCCAGTCGCGTCAGGGGCGGCGTCGTCGCCGTGGCGGTCGCGGGCGACGCGGCGGTCGGGGACAGGGTCGTGCCCCCGAGGGTCAGAAGCAGTCGAGCACTGACGCCACCCACACGGTGAGATCCGGCGACGGCACCGCCGGCGCCACCTCCCGCCAGGCCCCCCGCCACCCGCGTCAGCCCGGCCGGCCCAAGGCGGGCGGAGGCCAAACCGCTTCGACCAACACCACGCGCACGTCCGCTCCCGCGAAGGCCGGCGGCAGCGCCGGATCGAAAGCCGGACCCAAGTCCGGCGCAAAGGGCGGGTCCAAGACCGCCACCAAGCCCGGAACCCACCAGGGCGGAAAATCCGGCGCCAAGAACGCCCGGGCCGGCCGCGGGGCAGCGCGACATCCCCGCGCCGGCCAGCGGCTCAAGACGGTGCTGGAGACATCGGCCGGCGGCCTCGTGGTCCGCAACCTCGCGCAGGCAGGGGCGGGCCCGGAGCCCGACCTGTCCCGGCTGGAGGTCGCGCTCATCGGCCGGCTGGACCGGCGAAACCGCATGTTGTGGTCCATGCCCAAGGGCCACATCGAACCCGGAGAGACGGTCGAGGAGACCGCCCGGCGCGAGGTGCTCGAGGAGACCGGCGTCGACGGCACCGTCCTGGCCCCGCTGGGGACCATCGACTACTGGTTCGTCGCCGAGGGCCGGCGCATTCACAAGACCGTCCACCACCACCTCATCCGCTACGACCACGGTGAATTGTGTGACGAGGACCCCGAGATCACCGAGGTCGCCTGGTTTGCCTTCGACGACCTGCCCAGGCGACTGGCGTACCCGGACGAGCGACGACTGGTGGAGACCGCGCGCACCCTGCTCCCACAGCTAGCGCGATCCGAACTCGCCGGTGACAACCCCCCGCCGGCCGACGCACAGACCGTCGATCCTTCGCGCCGCGCGGACGGCCCCGAGCCGGTACGCCGAACCGGGGTGCCGGGTGTGGCGCCCCGCGACGACACGCCGGAGGAGTCCGGGCCGTGA
- a CDS encoding protein kinase family protein codes for MGEQTGAAAPDATPPPPRLTIGGLVSGGRYELLEPCGGVAGQSFWKARDRRLGRYVSLTFVDPLPGEQPPGSATGVLDRTVALTVVYADGLARVLDVIRGRAGGIVVSEWIPGRSLAAAVAEPDPESAVGAVWGLADAATRAEESGLALGLDSPDRIRLTEDGRAVLAFPGVHAGADSRGDVQGLGAVLYALLTGAWPLPLPAGSDLHVPTDGRPVPAQHDDDELRDPTVAGHGVAPESAVLAMRSLDGSSVSSAATVRAMVTDRVGGPVRASSEVAYPEDAAATEWAPSDAGPSAYVGPDPEVQKRRWQIMAGTSAAAVVVIALLFAWMVGAFGGTNSKTPLSQQLDAIERAAQASRASATAEPTADGDGAAEKSEKDTPSTPVAVSTATAWQPPTSNGTAENSASAPNVVDGDLSTAWSSDTYRSQIGDGPSAYKPGIGLMLTLESEQEVRKVVLHSGDDDVRFEVRSSPSASPAALDETTRLGAGTVRGGKATVTIDEPEKSEHILVWITRLGTSGDQAYDASITEVELTR; via the coding sequence GTGGGTGAGCAGACTGGAGCCGCGGCACCGGACGCCACCCCGCCGCCACCTCGTCTGACGATCGGTGGACTGGTCTCGGGCGGCAGGTACGAACTTCTCGAACCCTGCGGGGGCGTCGCCGGTCAGTCCTTCTGGAAGGCCCGCGACCGGCGCCTGGGTCGGTACGTCTCACTGACCTTTGTCGACCCCCTGCCCGGTGAGCAACCCCCGGGTTCGGCGACGGGAGTCCTCGATCGCACCGTCGCCCTGACCGTCGTCTACGCGGACGGGTTGGCGCGCGTGCTCGATGTCATCCGCGGCCGTGCGGGCGGCATAGTGGTCTCCGAGTGGATCCCGGGTCGCAGCCTCGCCGCGGCCGTCGCCGAGCCGGACCCCGAGTCCGCCGTGGGCGCGGTGTGGGGGCTTGCCGACGCCGCGACCCGCGCCGAGGAGTCGGGGCTGGCCCTGGGACTGGATTCGCCTGACCGGATCCGTCTCACCGAGGACGGCCGCGCGGTCCTGGCCTTCCCCGGGGTTCACGCTGGCGCCGACAGTCGCGGCGATGTGCAGGGGTTGGGCGCCGTCCTCTACGCGTTGCTCACCGGGGCGTGGCCGCTGCCGCTGCCCGCGGGGTCCGATCTGCACGTGCCGACCGACGGCCGGCCCGTGCCCGCACAGCATGACGACGACGAACTCCGGGATCCCACAGTTGCCGGTCACGGGGTCGCGCCGGAATCCGCCGTTCTGGCCATGCGGTCCCTCGACGGGTCATCGGTCAGCTCGGCGGCCACCGTGAGGGCGATGGTGACCGATCGCGTCGGCGGGCCGGTACGGGCGTCCTCCGAGGTCGCCTACCCGGAAGACGCGGCCGCGACGGAGTGGGCCCCGTCCGATGCGGGGCCGAGCGCGTACGTGGGGCCGGACCCGGAGGTCCAGAAACGACGATGGCAGATCATGGCCGGCACCAGCGCCGCCGCGGTTGTGGTGATCGCCCTGCTGTTTGCGTGGATGGTCGGAGCATTCGGAGGCACCAACAGCAAGACTCCGCTCTCGCAGCAACTTGACGCGATCGAGCGGGCAGCACAGGCCAGCCGCGCCTCCGCGACCGCCGAACCGACAGCCGACGGGGACGGCGCCGCCGAGAAGTCCGAGAAGGACACCCCGTCAACCCCGGTTGCCGTCTCGACCGCCACCGCCTGGCAGCCTCCGACCTCGAACGGCACCGCCGAGAACTCGGCGAGTGCTCCCAACGTGGTCGACGGCGACCTGTCCACGGCATGGTCCAGCGACACCTACCGATCCCAGATCGGGGATGGGCCGTCGGCATATAAGCCGGGTATCGGGTTGATGCTCACGCTCGAGAGTGAGCAGGAGGTCCGCAAGGTCGTACTCCACTCGGGGGATGACGACGTGCGCTTCGAGGTGCGGTCGTCCCCCAGTGCCTCGCCGGCGGCCCTGGACGAGACCACCCGTCTCGGGGCGGGCACCGTGCGCGGCGGTAAAGCCACAGTGACGATCGACGAGCCGGAGAAATCCGAGCACATCCTGGTGTGGATCACCCGTCTGGGAACCTCCGGGGACCAGGCCTACGACGCCTCGATCACCGAGGTCGAACTAACCCGCTGA